From the genome of Rhizophagus irregularis chromosome 29, complete sequence, one region includes:
- a CDS encoding Putative GTP cyclohydrolase encodes MTDEVSSNISDTVLHKILESVEALKKDQESLAFKLDSFQAQNKEELKKLQEKLDPTTTRISKTTVIANKVVVDEKETEVIQSKASLEPSSESNKQSIYSDRLIILTTYPDQFGIKPISLKWGELDPIVRGPIVASRHPKSIKIRNAIGAYGGTYCVYRALAVAMGALDPNHHPDFKNTEPTVEIGPHPQWGNADRIVSFDPFGHIATTCFANQISQGIDIRPTIAITRAHMKLAEIENCVKEGRLQIDGKVVLNDTGELNVVKAAVEPVWYLPGVAARFGIDEGLLRRALFEDTGGMYPELVTRPDLKVFLPPIGGLSVYIFGNPKNVSDASKKLTVRVHDECNGSDVFGSDICTCRPYLIFGMEECVKEAQNGGSGVIVYFRKEGRALGEVTKYLVYNARKRSAGGDTADNYFLRTENIAGVKDMRFQALMPDVLHWLGITKIDRMMSMSNMKYEAIVGSGIAIHERIPIPNELVPPDSRVEIDAKIADGYFSGGKVLSKEELTKVRGREWDDIQH; translated from the exons ATGACGGACGAAGTTTCATCCAACATAAGTGATACTGTACTTCATAAAATCTTGGAATCTGTCGAAGCCCTGAAGAAGGATCAAGAGTCGTTAGCTTTCAAG CTTGATTCGTTTCAAGCTCAGAACAAAGAAGAATTGAAAAAACTTCAAGAAAAACTTGATCCTACGACGACGAGAATTTCTAAAACAACAGTAATTGCAAATAAAG TTGTTGTCGATGAGAAGGAAACAGAAGTAATACAATCGAAAGCGAGTTTAGAGCCCAGTAGCGAATCAAATAAGCAGTCAATATATAGCGATAGATTAATTATTCTCACAA CATATCCTGATCAGTTTGGTATTAAGCCAATATCTCTTAAGTGGGGTGAATTAGATCCTATTGTTCGTGGTCCAATTGTAGCATCTCGTCATCCTAAGAGTATTAAGATTCG TAATGCTATTGGCGCTTATGGAGGTACATATTGTGTCTATCGCGCCTTGGCAGTCGCTATGGGTGCACTTGACCCCAATCATCATcctgattttaaaaatacagaACCTACGGTAGAAATAGGACCTCATCCACAATGGGGAAACGCTGATAGAATTGTTTCATTCGATCCCTTTGGTCATATTGCAACTACTTGCTTTGCTAATCAAATTTCTCAAGGAATCGATATTCGTCCAACCATTGCTATTACTAGAGCACATATGAAATTAGcagaaattgaaaattgtgTTAAAGAAGGAAGATTACAGATAGATGGCAAAGTTGTTTTGAACGACACCGGAGAATTGAATGTTGTAAAAGCTGCAGTTGAGCCTGTATGGTATTTGCCAGGGGTAGCAGCAAGATTTGGCATTGACGAAGGATTATTACGCCGTGCACTTTTTGAAGATACCGGTGGGATGTATCCGGAATTAGTTACACGTCCGGATCTTAAAGTATTTTTACCTCCAATTGGGGGTCTTAGCGTGTATATTTTTGGGAATCCGAAAAATGTAAGCGATGCATCTAAGAAACTGACAGTGCGAGTACATGATGAATGTAATGGATCTGATGTTTTTGGATCCGATATTTGTACTTGTCGtccatatttaatttttggtaTGGAAGAATGTGTAAAAGAAGCTCAGAATGGCGGATCCGGAGTTATAGTTTATT TCCGTAAAGAAGGACGCGCTCTTGGTGAAGTTACAAAATACCTCGTGTATAACGCCCGTAAACGTTCCGCGGGGGGTGATACTGCGGATAATTATTTCTTGCGTACAG AGAATATTGCCGGTGTTAAAGATATGAGATTTCAAGCGTTGATGCCTGATGTGTTGCACTGGCTGGGAATCACCAAGATTGACCGAATGATGTCAATGTCAAATATGAAATACGAAGCTATTGTTGGATCTGGAATCGCTATTCACGAACGCATACCAATCCCTAATGAACTGGTTCCACCAGACTCTcg AGTTGAAATTGATGCTAAAATTGCAGATGGATACTTTAGCGGTGGAAAAGTCCTTTCCAAAGAAGAATTAACAAAAGTTAGAGGGAGAGAATGGGATGATATTCAACACTAA